A stretch of Gemmobacter fulvus DNA encodes these proteins:
- the nadA gene encoding quinolinate synthase NadA, with protein MTLLTDLSPMRAELARHYDLRPSMQAAEATRDIHARMARVVPLADWARHAPYVLAINRLKAERNAVILAHNYMTPDIFHGVADVVGDSLQLAVKAVEVQADVIVQCGVHFMAETSKILNPGKTVLIPDMGAGCSLAESITPDGIAQMRAQYPGAPVVSYVNTTAAVKAASDICCTSSNAAQIVAAMESDTVIMTPDQYLAQNVARQVPGKRVVWWEGSCIVHERFSAADLRDFRSFQPDTTIIAHPECPPDVVAEADFSGSTAGIIDFVHRMRPAKALLVTECSMASNIADELPEVEFVGPCNMCPYMKMITLEKVLWSLHSMTTPVEVEPEIAARARIAVQRMIDLSRKPAA; from the coding sequence ATGACGCTGTTGACCGACCTCTCTCCGATGCGCGCCGAACTGGCCCGCCATTACGATCTGCGCCCCTCGATGCAGGCGGCAGAGGCGACGCGCGACATTCACGCGCGCATGGCGCGGGTGGTGCCGCTGGCCGATTGGGCGCGCCATGCCCCCTATGTGCTGGCGATCAACCGCCTGAAGGCCGAGCGGAACGCGGTCATTCTGGCCCATAACTACATGACGCCGGATATCTTTCACGGCGTGGCCGATGTGGTGGGCGACAGCCTGCAACTGGCGGTGAAGGCGGTTGAGGTTCAGGCGGATGTGATCGTGCAATGCGGTGTGCATTTCATGGCCGAAACCTCGAAGATCCTCAACCCTGGCAAGACGGTTCTGATACCCGACATGGGCGCGGGGTGCAGCCTTGCGGAATCGATCACGCCGGATGGCATCGCTCAGATGCGCGCGCAATATCCCGGCGCGCCCGTCGTCAGCTATGTCAACACCACGGCGGCGGTGAAGGCCGCCTCTGACATCTGCTGCACCTCGTCCAATGCGGCGCAGATCGTGGCGGCGATGGAGAGCGATACCGTCATCATGACGCCGGATCAGTATCTGGCGCAGAATGTGGCGCGGCAGGTGCCCGGCAAGCGGGTGGTCTGGTGGGAAGGCTCCTGCATCGTGCATGAACGGTTTTCGGCGGCGGATCTGCGCGATTTCCGCAGTTTCCAGCCCGATACTACGATCATCGCCCATCCCGAATGTCCGCCGGATGTGGTGGCCGAGGCCGATTTTTCGGGCTCGACCGCCGGTATCATCGACTTTGTGCATCGTATGAGGCCGGCCAAGGCGCTGCTGGTGACGGAATGTTCGATGGCCTCCAACATCGCGGACGAGCTGCCGGAGGTGGAGTTCGTCGGCCCCTGCAACATGTGCCCCTACATGAAGATGATCACGCTGGAAAAGGTGCTGTGGTCGCTGCATTCGATGACGACCCCGGTTGAGGTGGAGCCAGAGATTGCGGCGCGGGCGCGGATCGCGGTGCAGCGCATGATTGATCTGTCGCGGAAGCCTGCGGCATGA